The following are from one region of the Halictus rubicundus isolate RS-2024b chromosome 15, iyHalRubi1_principal, whole genome shotgun sequence genome:
- the LOC143361681 gene encoding uncharacterized protein LOC143361681 isoform X3 codes for MYEIKIFLFFEKVFLQQIMAEHRGTSFYNSCVKVPVDPCSRQPTPSYERPRLTRSCKDDYTNKANKINFASDSCIVSESETSSPREIVDNFLEFLESIPDYGQVHHLSNEQFKQKVDYLKRKQKLLLKNLENSLADDEEANISGSSISKYSQKSRAQNKNVINDLKLDGKKCYLEEFRIATPTFDSSDKFLCLTEDQDLPTNRQKRRDKESKTICNEKIHLADNSWRLWDESKSQDKLESDTDSIETRSLPASTSKEWHPTVPKPFSFTLREEAEKYMEQVETGDVQRKHYGNTDKSPCRKRRIRPIPLTSKIPLYDKLLAEKEERSRLIREESALNLMSQVRPFRLECDRRARRSLVRSSPEIRSKSVNVCTKFKAKPVPKNLFSTDIYDRMLEDEYYRHLQKRVRAAELMKSSSLPPSMARRERVKSACTRLEEAKKNCDENLGSRNSLRLSNVTSPPLERCRSAMSLLPQRGNNLAAILRCQVSRCLSERCLFVRCVRNRPRTLYIARLFMFQRETRARNKGKNGRETSRTGNENERILDRTESRVESPEVRGKTYQALMKTQQKDGPKLLQRKKKRKQQRQQSHVAGINSYIDYDSICRPDSGSLTSSSGTLLSASQSSKSSDASTSHASDKSTAKSQCSFSKKRGDRGQLKVSINETAELIDDQNEHDELHGEFNDKIHDDQRSSSVEHNENASQNGIHDIESNGSSNRC; via the exons atgtatgaaataaaaatttttttattttttgaaaaagttttTTTGCAACAGATAATGGCAGAGCATAGAGGCACATCATTTTACAACTCCTGCGTAAAAGTTCCAGTGGATCCTTGCAGTAGGCAACCAACTCCTTCCTATGAACGTCCCAGACTTACAAGAAGTTGCAAAGACGACTATACCAATAAGGCAAATAAGATAAACTTTGCATCGGACAGTTGTATCGTCAGTGAATCAGAGACATCCAGTCCCAGAGAAATTGTAGACAACTTTCTAGAATTTTTGGAGAGTATCCCAGACTATGGTCAAGTTCATCACTTGTCGAACGAACAGTTTAAGCAAAAAGTTGACTATTTAAAGAGGAAACAGAAGTTGTTattgaaaaatttggaaaattcgCTTGCCGACGACGAAGAGGCAAATATATCAGGATCATCCATATCAAAGTATAGTCAGAAATCAAGAgcccaaaataaaaatgttataaacgaCTTGAAACTAGATGGTAAAAAATGTTATCTGGAAGAGTTCAGGATAGCCACTCCTACATTTGATTCGTCCGACAAGTTTCTTTGCCTTACGGAGGATCAAGATCTTCCGACAAATAG ACAGAAACGAAGAGATAAAGAGTCTAAGACAATATGTAACGAGAAAATACATTTGGCTGATAATAGTTGGAGACTGTGGGATGAATCAAAGAGTCAAGATAAATTAGAAAGCGATACGGATAGTATAGAAACAAGAAGTTTGCCAGCCAGTACGTCCAAAGAATGGCACCCTACCGTACCTAAGCCATTTAGTTTTACTTTGAG AGAAGAAGCAGAAAAGTACATGGAGCAAGTTGAAACGGGGGATGTGCAGCGTAAACACTATGGGAATACCGATAAAAGTCCTTGCAGAAAGCGTCGCATAAGACCGATTCCGCTTACATCAAAAATTCCACTATACGACAAATTATTAGCAGAAAAAGAAGAACG AAGTCGTCTGATTCGCGAAGAAAGTGCCTTAAACCTAATGTCCCAGGTTCGTCCGTTTCGGCTCGAATGCGATCGTCGAGCACGGAGATCTTTGGTACGATCTAGCCCAGAGATTCGCAGTAAAAGCGTGAACGTGTGCACGAAATTCAAAGCCAAACCCGTACCAAAGAATCTGTTCAGTACCGATATATACGATCGTATGCTCGAGGACGAATATTACAG GCACTTGCAGAAAAGAGTCAGAGCGGCAGAGTTGATGAAGTCCTCTTCCTTGCCGCCGTCAATGGCAAGGCGAGAACGCGTGAAATCCGCGTGCACGCGTTTGGAAGAGGCGAAGAAAAATTGCGACGAGAATCTGGGCAGCAGGAATTCTCTCCGGTTGTCGAACGTTACTTCACCGCCGCTAGAAAGATGCAGATCCGCGATGTCGCTTTTACCGCAACGAGGAAATAATTTAGCAGCAATTTTGAGGTGTCAAGTGTCACGGTGCTTATCGGAACGCTGCTTGTTTGTTCGTTGCGTCAGAAATCGTCCGAGAACACTTTATATCGCGCGCTTATTTATGTTTCAGAGAGAAACTCGAGCGCGAAATAAAGGAAAAAATGGAAGAGAAACGTCGAGAACAGGAAACGAGAATGAGAGAATCTTGGATCGGACGGAATCCCGTGTGGAGAGCCCTGAGGTCCGCGGCAAG ACTTATCAAGCGCTGATGAAAACGCAACAAAAAGACGGACCAAAGTTGCTGCaacgaaagaagaaaagaaaacaacagAGGCAACAGTCGCACGTGGCGGGTATAAACTCGTACATCGACTATGATAGCATTTGCAGACCGGATTCTGGATCGCTCACCAGTTCCTCCGGAACATTATTGTCCGCGAGTCAATCCTCAAAATCTTCGGACGCATCCACGTCGCATGCTTCCGACAAATCGACAGCGAAATCTCAGTGTTCGTTTTCAAAAAAGAGAGGAGATCGCGGTCAATTGAAGGTTTCCATAAACGAGACGGCGGAGCTGATCGACGATCAAAATGAGCACGACGAGCTACACGGCGAATTCAACGACAAGATACACGACGATCAACGTTCTTCTAGCGTCGAGCACAATGAGAACGCGTCGCAAAACGGTATACACGATATCGAGAGTAACGGTAGCTCCAATCGATGCTGA
- the LOC143361681 gene encoding uncharacterized protein LOC143361681 isoform X1, with amino-acid sequence MYEIKIFLFFEKVFLQQIMAEHRGTSFYNSCVKVPVDPCSRQPTPSYERPRLTRSCKDDYTNKANKINFASDSCIVSESETSSPREIVDNFLEFLESIPDYGQVHHLSNEQFKQKVDYLKRKQKLLLKNLENSLADDEEANISGSSISKYSQKSRAQNKNVINDLKLDGKKCYLEEFRIATPTFDSSDKFLCLTEDQDLPTNRQKRRDKESKTICNEKIHLADNSWRLWDESKSQDKLESDTDSIETRSLPASTSKEWHPTVPKPFSFTLREEAEKYMEQVETGDVQRKHYGNTDKSPCRKRRIRPIPLTSKIPLYDKLLAEKEERSRLIREESALNLMSQVRPFRLECDRRARRSLVRSSPEIRSKSVNVCTKFKAKPVPKNLFSTDIYDRMLEDEYYRHLQKRVRAAELMKSSSLPPSMARRERVKSACTRLEEAKKNCDENLGSRNSLRLSNVTSPPLERCRSAMSLLPQRGNNLAAILRCQVSREKLEREIKEKMEEKRREQETRMRESWIGRNPVWRALRSAARHDHQRDLNIRTSLRRDEAREQAERHRLQMEMMLDRVTQIPTLFERHSQTYQALMKTQQKDGPKLLQRKKKRKQQRQQSHVAGINSYIDYDSICRPDSGSLTSSSGTLLSASQSSKSSDASTSHASDKSTAKSQCSFSKKRGDRGQLKVSINETAELIDDQNEHDELHGEFNDKIHDDQRSSSVEHNENASQNGIHDIESNGSSNRC; translated from the exons atgtatgaaataaaaatttttttattttttgaaaaagttttTTTGCAACAGATAATGGCAGAGCATAGAGGCACATCATTTTACAACTCCTGCGTAAAAGTTCCAGTGGATCCTTGCAGTAGGCAACCAACTCCTTCCTATGAACGTCCCAGACTTACAAGAAGTTGCAAAGACGACTATACCAATAAGGCAAATAAGATAAACTTTGCATCGGACAGTTGTATCGTCAGTGAATCAGAGACATCCAGTCCCAGAGAAATTGTAGACAACTTTCTAGAATTTTTGGAGAGTATCCCAGACTATGGTCAAGTTCATCACTTGTCGAACGAACAGTTTAAGCAAAAAGTTGACTATTTAAAGAGGAAACAGAAGTTGTTattgaaaaatttggaaaattcgCTTGCCGACGACGAAGAGGCAAATATATCAGGATCATCCATATCAAAGTATAGTCAGAAATCAAGAgcccaaaataaaaatgttataaacgaCTTGAAACTAGATGGTAAAAAATGTTATCTGGAAGAGTTCAGGATAGCCACTCCTACATTTGATTCGTCCGACAAGTTTCTTTGCCTTACGGAGGATCAAGATCTTCCGACAAATAG ACAGAAACGAAGAGATAAAGAGTCTAAGACAATATGTAACGAGAAAATACATTTGGCTGATAATAGTTGGAGACTGTGGGATGAATCAAAGAGTCAAGATAAATTAGAAAGCGATACGGATAGTATAGAAACAAGAAGTTTGCCAGCCAGTACGTCCAAAGAATGGCACCCTACCGTACCTAAGCCATTTAGTTTTACTTTGAG AGAAGAAGCAGAAAAGTACATGGAGCAAGTTGAAACGGGGGATGTGCAGCGTAAACACTATGGGAATACCGATAAAAGTCCTTGCAGAAAGCGTCGCATAAGACCGATTCCGCTTACATCAAAAATTCCACTATACGACAAATTATTAGCAGAAAAAGAAGAACG AAGTCGTCTGATTCGCGAAGAAAGTGCCTTAAACCTAATGTCCCAGGTTCGTCCGTTTCGGCTCGAATGCGATCGTCGAGCACGGAGATCTTTGGTACGATCTAGCCCAGAGATTCGCAGTAAAAGCGTGAACGTGTGCACGAAATTCAAAGCCAAACCCGTACCAAAGAATCTGTTCAGTACCGATATATACGATCGTATGCTCGAGGACGAATATTACAG GCACTTGCAGAAAAGAGTCAGAGCGGCAGAGTTGATGAAGTCCTCTTCCTTGCCGCCGTCAATGGCAAGGCGAGAACGCGTGAAATCCGCGTGCACGCGTTTGGAAGAGGCGAAGAAAAATTGCGACGAGAATCTGGGCAGCAGGAATTCTCTCCGGTTGTCGAACGTTACTTCACCGCCGCTAGAAAGATGCAGATCCGCGATGTCGCTTTTACCGCAACGAGGAAATAATTTAGCAGCAATTTTGAGGTGTCAAGTGTCACG AGAGAAACTCGAGCGCGAAATAAAGGAAAAAATGGAAGAGAAACGTCGAGAACAGGAAACGAGAATGAGAGAATCTTGGATCGGACGGAATCCCGTGTGGAGAGCCCTGAGGTCCGCGGCAAG GCATGATCATCAGAGGGACCTTAACATTCGAACCTCGCTTCGTCGCGACGAAGCGCGCGAACAAGCGGAACGTCATCGGTTACAAATGGAAATGATGCTGGATCGCGTGACTCAAATACCAACTTTGTTCGAACGCCATTCTCAG ACTTATCAAGCGCTGATGAAAACGCAACAAAAAGACGGACCAAAGTTGCTGCaacgaaagaagaaaagaaaacaacagAGGCAACAGTCGCACGTGGCGGGTATAAACTCGTACATCGACTATGATAGCATTTGCAGACCGGATTCTGGATCGCTCACCAGTTCCTCCGGAACATTATTGTCCGCGAGTCAATCCTCAAAATCTTCGGACGCATCCACGTCGCATGCTTCCGACAAATCGACAGCGAAATCTCAGTGTTCGTTTTCAAAAAAGAGAGGAGATCGCGGTCAATTGAAGGTTTCCATAAACGAGACGGCGGAGCTGATCGACGATCAAAATGAGCACGACGAGCTACACGGCGAATTCAACGACAAGATACACGACGATCAACGTTCTTCTAGCGTCGAGCACAATGAGAACGCGTCGCAAAACGGTATACACGATATCGAGAGTAACGGTAGCTCCAATCGATGCTGA
- the LOC143361681 gene encoding uncharacterized protein LOC143361681 isoform X4 → MYEIKIFLFFEKVFLQQIMAEHRGTSFYNSCVKVPVDPCSRQPTPSYERPRLTRSCKDDYTNKANKINFASDSCIVSESETSSPREIVDNFLEFLESIPDYGQVHHLSNEQFKQKVDYLKRKQKLLLKNLENSLADDEEANISGSSISKYSQKSRAQNKNVINDLKLDGKKCYLEEFRIATPTFDSSDKFLCLTEDQDLPTNRQKRRDKESKTICNEKIHLADNSWRLWDESKSQDKLESDTDSIETRSLPASTSKEWHPTVPKPFSFTLREEAEKYMEQVETGDVQRKHYGNTDKSPCRKRRIRPIPLTSKIPLYDKLLAEKEERSRLIREESALNLMSQVRPFRLECDRRARRSLVRSSPEIRSKSVNVCTKFKAKPVPKNLFSTDIYDRMLEDEYYRHLQKRVRAAELMKSSSLPPSMARRERVKSACTRLEEAKKNCDENLGSRNSLRLSNVTSPPLERCRSAMSLLPQRGNNLAAILRCQVSRCLSERCLFVRCVRNRPRTLYIARLFMFQRETRARNKGKNGRETSRTGNENERILDRTESRVESPEVRGKVRLSSSMIIRGTLTFEPRFVATKRANKRNVIGYKWK, encoded by the exons atgtatgaaataaaaatttttttattttttgaaaaagttttTTTGCAACAGATAATGGCAGAGCATAGAGGCACATCATTTTACAACTCCTGCGTAAAAGTTCCAGTGGATCCTTGCAGTAGGCAACCAACTCCTTCCTATGAACGTCCCAGACTTACAAGAAGTTGCAAAGACGACTATACCAATAAGGCAAATAAGATAAACTTTGCATCGGACAGTTGTATCGTCAGTGAATCAGAGACATCCAGTCCCAGAGAAATTGTAGACAACTTTCTAGAATTTTTGGAGAGTATCCCAGACTATGGTCAAGTTCATCACTTGTCGAACGAACAGTTTAAGCAAAAAGTTGACTATTTAAAGAGGAAACAGAAGTTGTTattgaaaaatttggaaaattcgCTTGCCGACGACGAAGAGGCAAATATATCAGGATCATCCATATCAAAGTATAGTCAGAAATCAAGAgcccaaaataaaaatgttataaacgaCTTGAAACTAGATGGTAAAAAATGTTATCTGGAAGAGTTCAGGATAGCCACTCCTACATTTGATTCGTCCGACAAGTTTCTTTGCCTTACGGAGGATCAAGATCTTCCGACAAATAG ACAGAAACGAAGAGATAAAGAGTCTAAGACAATATGTAACGAGAAAATACATTTGGCTGATAATAGTTGGAGACTGTGGGATGAATCAAAGAGTCAAGATAAATTAGAAAGCGATACGGATAGTATAGAAACAAGAAGTTTGCCAGCCAGTACGTCCAAAGAATGGCACCCTACCGTACCTAAGCCATTTAGTTTTACTTTGAG AGAAGAAGCAGAAAAGTACATGGAGCAAGTTGAAACGGGGGATGTGCAGCGTAAACACTATGGGAATACCGATAAAAGTCCTTGCAGAAAGCGTCGCATAAGACCGATTCCGCTTACATCAAAAATTCCACTATACGACAAATTATTAGCAGAAAAAGAAGAACG AAGTCGTCTGATTCGCGAAGAAAGTGCCTTAAACCTAATGTCCCAGGTTCGTCCGTTTCGGCTCGAATGCGATCGTCGAGCACGGAGATCTTTGGTACGATCTAGCCCAGAGATTCGCAGTAAAAGCGTGAACGTGTGCACGAAATTCAAAGCCAAACCCGTACCAAAGAATCTGTTCAGTACCGATATATACGATCGTATGCTCGAGGACGAATATTACAG GCACTTGCAGAAAAGAGTCAGAGCGGCAGAGTTGATGAAGTCCTCTTCCTTGCCGCCGTCAATGGCAAGGCGAGAACGCGTGAAATCCGCGTGCACGCGTTTGGAAGAGGCGAAGAAAAATTGCGACGAGAATCTGGGCAGCAGGAATTCTCTCCGGTTGTCGAACGTTACTTCACCGCCGCTAGAAAGATGCAGATCCGCGATGTCGCTTTTACCGCAACGAGGAAATAATTTAGCAGCAATTTTGAGGTGTCAAGTGTCACGGTGCTTATCGGAACGCTGCTTGTTTGTTCGTTGCGTCAGAAATCGTCCGAGAACACTTTATATCGCGCGCTTATTTATGTTTCAGAGAGAAACTCGAGCGCGAAATAAAGGAAAAAATGGAAGAGAAACGTCGAGAACAGGAAACGAGAATGAGAGAATCTTGGATCGGACGGAATCCCGTGTGGAGAGCCCTGAGGTCCGCGGCAAGGTACGACTCTCTTCAA GCATGATCATCAGAGGGACCTTAACATTCGAACCTCGCTTCGTCGCGACGAAGCGCGCGAACAAGCGGAACGTCATCGGTTACAAATGGAAATGA
- the LOC143361681 gene encoding uncharacterized protein LOC143361681 isoform X2: MAEHRGTSFYNSCVKVPVDPCSRQPTPSYERPRLTRSCKDDYTNKANKINFASDSCIVSESETSSPREIVDNFLEFLESIPDYGQVHHLSNEQFKQKVDYLKRKQKLLLKNLENSLADDEEANISGSSISKYSQKSRAQNKNVINDLKLDGKKCYLEEFRIATPTFDSSDKFLCLTEDQDLPTNRQKRRDKESKTICNEKIHLADNSWRLWDESKSQDKLESDTDSIETRSLPASTSKEWHPTVPKPFSFTLREEAEKYMEQVETGDVQRKHYGNTDKSPCRKRRIRPIPLTSKIPLYDKLLAEKEERSRLIREESALNLMSQVRPFRLECDRRARRSLVRSSPEIRSKSVNVCTKFKAKPVPKNLFSTDIYDRMLEDEYYRHLQKRVRAAELMKSSSLPPSMARRERVKSACTRLEEAKKNCDENLGSRNSLRLSNVTSPPLERCRSAMSLLPQRGNNLAAILRCQVSREKLEREIKEKMEEKRREQETRMRESWIGRNPVWRALRSAARHDHQRDLNIRTSLRRDEAREQAERHRLQMEMMLDRVTQIPTLFERHSQTYQALMKTQQKDGPKLLQRKKKRKQQRQQSHVAGINSYIDYDSICRPDSGSLTSSSGTLLSASQSSKSSDASTSHASDKSTAKSQCSFSKKRGDRGQLKVSINETAELIDDQNEHDELHGEFNDKIHDDQRSSSVEHNENASQNGIHDIESNGSSNRC; the protein is encoded by the exons ATGGCAGAGCATAGAGGCACATCATTTTACAACTCCTGCGTAAAAGTTCCAGTGGATCCTTGCAGTAGGCAACCAACTCCTTCCTATGAACGTCCCAGACTTACAAGAAGTTGCAAAGACGACTATACCAATAAGGCAAATAAGATAAACTTTGCATCGGACAGTTGTATCGTCAGTGAATCAGAGACATCCAGTCCCAGAGAAATTGTAGACAACTTTCTAGAATTTTTGGAGAGTATCCCAGACTATGGTCAAGTTCATCACTTGTCGAACGAACAGTTTAAGCAAAAAGTTGACTATTTAAAGAGGAAACAGAAGTTGTTattgaaaaatttggaaaattcgCTTGCCGACGACGAAGAGGCAAATATATCAGGATCATCCATATCAAAGTATAGTCAGAAATCAAGAgcccaaaataaaaatgttataaacgaCTTGAAACTAGATGGTAAAAAATGTTATCTGGAAGAGTTCAGGATAGCCACTCCTACATTTGATTCGTCCGACAAGTTTCTTTGCCTTACGGAGGATCAAGATCTTCCGACAAATAG ACAGAAACGAAGAGATAAAGAGTCTAAGACAATATGTAACGAGAAAATACATTTGGCTGATAATAGTTGGAGACTGTGGGATGAATCAAAGAGTCAAGATAAATTAGAAAGCGATACGGATAGTATAGAAACAAGAAGTTTGCCAGCCAGTACGTCCAAAGAATGGCACCCTACCGTACCTAAGCCATTTAGTTTTACTTTGAG AGAAGAAGCAGAAAAGTACATGGAGCAAGTTGAAACGGGGGATGTGCAGCGTAAACACTATGGGAATACCGATAAAAGTCCTTGCAGAAAGCGTCGCATAAGACCGATTCCGCTTACATCAAAAATTCCACTATACGACAAATTATTAGCAGAAAAAGAAGAACG AAGTCGTCTGATTCGCGAAGAAAGTGCCTTAAACCTAATGTCCCAGGTTCGTCCGTTTCGGCTCGAATGCGATCGTCGAGCACGGAGATCTTTGGTACGATCTAGCCCAGAGATTCGCAGTAAAAGCGTGAACGTGTGCACGAAATTCAAAGCCAAACCCGTACCAAAGAATCTGTTCAGTACCGATATATACGATCGTATGCTCGAGGACGAATATTACAG GCACTTGCAGAAAAGAGTCAGAGCGGCAGAGTTGATGAAGTCCTCTTCCTTGCCGCCGTCAATGGCAAGGCGAGAACGCGTGAAATCCGCGTGCACGCGTTTGGAAGAGGCGAAGAAAAATTGCGACGAGAATCTGGGCAGCAGGAATTCTCTCCGGTTGTCGAACGTTACTTCACCGCCGCTAGAAAGATGCAGATCCGCGATGTCGCTTTTACCGCAACGAGGAAATAATTTAGCAGCAATTTTGAGGTGTCAAGTGTCACG AGAGAAACTCGAGCGCGAAATAAAGGAAAAAATGGAAGAGAAACGTCGAGAACAGGAAACGAGAATGAGAGAATCTTGGATCGGACGGAATCCCGTGTGGAGAGCCCTGAGGTCCGCGGCAAG GCATGATCATCAGAGGGACCTTAACATTCGAACCTCGCTTCGTCGCGACGAAGCGCGCGAACAAGCGGAACGTCATCGGTTACAAATGGAAATGATGCTGGATCGCGTGACTCAAATACCAACTTTGTTCGAACGCCATTCTCAG ACTTATCAAGCGCTGATGAAAACGCAACAAAAAGACGGACCAAAGTTGCTGCaacgaaagaagaaaagaaaacaacagAGGCAACAGTCGCACGTGGCGGGTATAAACTCGTACATCGACTATGATAGCATTTGCAGACCGGATTCTGGATCGCTCACCAGTTCCTCCGGAACATTATTGTCCGCGAGTCAATCCTCAAAATCTTCGGACGCATCCACGTCGCATGCTTCCGACAAATCGACAGCGAAATCTCAGTGTTCGTTTTCAAAAAAGAGAGGAGATCGCGGTCAATTGAAGGTTTCCATAAACGAGACGGCGGAGCTGATCGACGATCAAAATGAGCACGACGAGCTACACGGCGAATTCAACGACAAGATACACGACGATCAACGTTCTTCTAGCGTCGAGCACAATGAGAACGCGTCGCAAAACGGTATACACGATATCGAGAGTAACGGTAGCTCCAATCGATGCTGA
- the LOC143361685 gene encoding melanization protease 1-like: MTRRILLPVLVVLLLQRCTAQERCSTPENRIGVCINARNCPAVVQLLLQKPMTEDIRNYLQSLHCGYEGTTPKVCCAQQAPVTPGTTSTETPRPQTGTTDVPEPPNVFNHPNLQLINDNSCGPGTSSRVFGGNKTGVLEFPWMALLAYDIGNGALDFRCGGSLINKRYVITAAHCVTRLHSGARLIGVRVGEHDLSTERDCDKDEQGLEAVCAERYQDFGLESVHFHPDYSPRLPQNDIALVRLNGDADFRPKNVRPICLPVGFNSTLPSRKMVVTGWGLTETGLRSDALLQARLSIVGLAECAQAYRGKTQIWYKQFCAGGSKVTDACNGDSGGPLQTITLFRGEVKSVLFGIVSFGQRGCAIEGVPGVYTNVVYYMDWILNTIRS, encoded by the exons ATGACTCGTCGCATTCTTCTCCCCGTGCTCGTGGTTCTTCTTCTGCAGAGATGTACCGCAC AGGAGCGGTGCTCCACGCCCGAGAATAGAATCGGTGTGTGCATCAATGCACGGAATTGTCCGGCAGTGGTTCAACTCTTGCTACAAAAACCCATGACCGAAGATATTCGGAATTACTTGCAGAGCTTGCACTGCGGCTACGAGGGTACGACTCCGAAAGTTTGTTGCGCACAGCAG GCTCCGGTAACGCCAGGAACAACTTCAACGGAAACTCCGAGGCCACAGACCGGGACCACAGACGTGCCCGAACCCCCGAATGTGTTCAACCACCCGAACTTACAGCTGATAAACGATAACTCGTGTGGTCCGGGGACCTCGTCAAGAGTCTTTGGTGGAAACAAAACCGGCGTGTTAGAATTTCCATGGATGGCATTGCTCGCTTACGACATCGGAAACGGTGCCCTGGACTTCAGATGCGGAGGATCGCTGATCAACAAGCGATACGTGATAACCGCTGCTCACTGCGTCACAAGACTACACTCTG GTGCGAGACTGATCGGCGTACGGGTAGGGGAACACGATTTATCCACGGAACGCGACTGCGACAAAGACGAGCAAGGACTCGAGGCAGTCTGCGCGGAGAGGTATCAAGACTTTGGCCTGGAGAGCGTGCATTTTCATCCTGACTATTCGCCGAGATTGCCGCAGAATGACATCGCCCTGGTACGATTGAACGGAGACGCTGATTTCAGGCCAAAGAACGTAAGGCCGATCTGCCTGCCGGTCGGCTTCAATTCTACTCTGCCATCGCGAAAG ATGGTTGTGACGGGCTGGGGTCTGACGGAGACTGGTTTGCGCAGTGACGCCCTGCTGCAAGCGAGATTGTCGATCGTCGGTTTGGCGGAATGCGCGCAAGCCTACAGGGGTAAGACGCAAATTTGGTACAAGCAGTTTTGCGCTGGCGGCAGCAAAGTCACGGATGCGTGCAACGGAGACAGCGGTGGACCGCTCCAGACAATAACGCTCTTCCGGGGTGAAGTGAAATCCGTTCTGTTCGGGATCGTCAGCTTCGGCCAACGTGGCTGTGCCATAGAAGGTGTCCCCGGCGTTTACACGAACGTTGTCTATTACATGGACTGGATCTTGAACACGATTAGATCTTAG
- the LOC143361688 gene encoding serine protease ea-like — protein MMNLLVSSVFLQSLILYSVSAQYAEPRGFEGTDDPLNNPLLPIECGKELFTRSADEERTNINEFPWLALLEYAKPSRIKTSCGGVLISKRYVLTAAQCVDSKYVSSTWRLQNVRLGEYDTNNTVDCINDGNGTQICADEHISVEVEKIILHENYQPTSRNRTYDIALIRLSRDVPFTNYVQPICLPSNESIGQKLVAAGWWVLKLDDESPSNLKQKVTIPFVEKEQCQAVYKNMSYNLHPSQICAGGEKDKDPCSGSAGGPLMALERSPVGAAKWTVVGLVSFGAGCGIEGWPSVYTKVSYFVPWILSKIKP, from the exons AATATGCGGAGCCTAGAGGATTCGAGGGCACAGACGATCCATTAAATAACCCCTTGCTACCAATCGAATGCGGCAAGGAATTGTTTACGAGAAGCGCCGACGAAGAACGCACCAACATCAACGAATTTCCTTGGTTGGCCCTCTTGGAATATGCGAAAC CGAGCAGAATAAAGACGTCTTGCGGAGGAGTGCTGATCAGCAAGCGTTACGTCCTAACAGCAGCGCAATGTGTCGATTCCAAATATGTGTCCAGTACCTGGAGATTGCAGAACGTCCGTTTAGGAGAATATGACACGAACAACACCGTCGATTGCATAAACGACGGAAACGGGACCCAGATCTGCGCGGACGAGCATATCTCGGTCGAAGTGGAGAAGATAATCCTGCACGAAAACTACCAACCAACCTCGAGGAACCGCACGTACGACATTGCGTTGATCAGGTTGTCCCGGGACGTTCCGTTCACTAACTACGTACAACCGATTTGTCTACCGTCGAACGAGTCCATCGGGCAAAAGTTGGTCGCTGCCGGCTGGTGGGTATTGAAATTGGATGATGAATCGCCATCGAACCTCAAGCAGAAGGTCACCATTCCTTTCGTCGAGAAGGAGCAATGCCAGGCAGTTTACAAGAACATGTCGTATAACCTTCACCCCAGCCAAATCTGCGCCGGAGGAGAAAAGGACAAGGACCCGTGCAGTGGAAGCGCGGGAGGACCTCTGATGGCCTTGGAAAGGTCACCTGTGGGTGCTGCAAAGTGGACCGTGGTCGGCTTGGTCTCCTTTGGGGCTGGCTGCGGTATAGAGGGATGGCCTAGCGTCTACACCAAAGTCAGCTACTTCGTGCCTTGGATACTCAGCAAGATAAAACCTTGA